The DNA sequence AAGCCACTTTGCTCGGCTTCGCTTGTTAGACCCTGACCGTTTTTACGATTACCACGCCTTTATAGAAGAAGAAAAACACTATCAGCCAGTGGCCACTGCGGCTCAATCATTATTAGATAGCGCTCCGTTGCTACCAGGACAAGCCAATCAACTAACTGAATTGCTGGGGGAGAATGACATTGAGCCCTTGCTGACCATCATCAACGATGCAGCGTCTAGTTATGAGCAGCAACAGCAAGCACGTGAAGAGTTATTGCAGCACCTACTAGACAGACACGGTACTGGGCGAGTGTTATTTAGAAATACTCGAAGTGCGATGCAGGGGTTTCCTTTGCGACATTTAAGCAGTTACCCATTAACGCTACCGAGTCAGTATCAAACCGCATTAAAAGTACATCAAATGATGCAAGGTTCTTCGTCTAAAGATGTCATGCAGTTGATGTTCCCTGAAGAATTGTATCAGCAATTTGAAGGCGAAGTAGAAGGTGAAGCCAGTTGGAGCAAGTTTGATCCTCGAATTGATTGGTTAGTTGGCTTCCTACTTGCTCACAAACAAAAGAAGATACTGCTTATTTGCGCTAAGGCAGCTACTGCATTAGCCATAGAAGACGCGGTGCGCACACGCGAAGGGATCCGCGCGACTGTATTTCACGAAGATATGTCGTTACTTGAACGCGACAAAGCCGCCGCTTACTTTGCCCAAGATGAAGCTGGCGCTCAGTTAATGGTATGTTCCGAAATTGGTTCTGAAGGGCGTAATTTCCAGTTTGCTCACCATATCGTGTTATTCGATTTGCCGATTAACCCCGATTTGCTTGAGCAGCGCATTGGTCGCCTCGATCGTATCGGTCAGCAGAACGATATTGAAATCCATGTCCCTTATTTGACAGATACGCCACAAGAAACCTTATTACGCTGGTATCACGAAGGCCTTAACGCTTTTGAGCAAACTTGTCCGGCTGGCTCGGAGATTTATGCTGAGTTTGGCGAACGCTTAAATGGCTTGCTGGTTCAAACAAATCCCGAACAAGAGCAACTAAACCAGCTTATTGCGGAGTGTTCAAAACGCTACCATGTGGTTAAACAGAAACTGGATGCGGGACGAGACCGCTTACTTGAAATCCATTCTGGTGGTGGAAGCAAGGCAACTGAACTGGTTGAGAAAATTCAAGCTGCAGAACAAGATCCCCATTTTGTTACCTTTAGCCTGCGTTTATTCGACACCATTGGTATCAATCAAGATGACAAAGGCGAGAACGCTCTGGTTTTACATGCCAGCGAACAGATGTTAGTGCCAACTATTCAAGGTTTACCTGAAGACGGTTGTACCATTACTTACGACAGGGAAACTGCGCTAAGCCGTGACGAAATACAATTAATGTCATGGGAACACCCATTACTGCAAAGCTGTATCGATACGATTTTAAGTGCGGATCTTGGTACCACTTCAGTCGCCTTGCTAAAAAACAGAGCCTTGCCAGTAGGCAGCCTATTTTTAGAAGGAATGTTTATTGTTGAGACCAGTGCACCAGCTCAATATCAAATTGAGCGTTACTTACCGGCCACGCCAGTCCGTATTCTATTAGACAAAAATGGCGGTAACCTGTCAGACAATGTCAGCTTTGACCAATTTAATGCGCAATTATCTGCAGTAAATCGCCACTTAGCCGCAAAACTGGTTAGCGCTTCTCAAGCACAAATTCATCCCTTACTAGCACAAGCGAATGAACTAGCGCAGCAGCAACTTTCAAGTATTGTGGCCAATGCCAGTGATGCAATGCAACAAAGCTTAAATAATGAACTAGAACGCCTAGAGGCTCTTAGTGCGGTGAATCCAAGTATTCGTAAAGACGAGCTCGACACGCTCCGCCAACTACGCGATACCGCGGATGACTATCTGCAAAAAGCCCAAGTTAAACTGGATGCGTTAAGGGTGATATTAGTCTCACATAACTAAGTCAGTTGTTCTACTCAAGGCCTTAGGTAAACTAAGGCCTTATTTTACAGAGTTTCTCTAATGCCCAATTTTGTTTACCGCCCTCCCATGTCTCCCTTTATCACCATCGTTTATCAAGATGATGATGTAGTGGTATTTAACAAAGCCAGTGGCTTATTGTCAGTACCTGGACGATTAGAACCAGACAGCCTTTGGCAACGAGCTCAAAGGGTGTGGCCTGAGCTAAAAGTGGTTCATCGACTCGATATGGCCACTTCTGGTTTAATTGTGATGGCCATCGGCAAACCGGCACAAAGTCATTTAAGTCGTCAATTTCAACAGCGTAGAACAGCCAAAACTTATTACGCTGAGATATACGGCCACCCTGCAGACGATGAAGGCGAAGTTAATCTGCCGATCCGCTGTGACTGGCCCAATCGACCAAAACAGATTGTTGATTTTGAACTGGGTAAAGCAGCCCAAACCCAATGGCAAGTTTTAGAGCGAAGAGCACACACCTGTCTGGTAGAACTAAAACCGATTACCGGCAGAACTCACCAACTACGAGTACACATGCAACAAATAGGCTGCCCAATCGCGGGAGATGGATTTTACGCCACGCCTGACGCGATTGCTTATTCTGAGCGCTTACATCTTCATGCCGCTAAACTCGGATTTTTTCACCCAAGTAGCGAGAAATGGTTAGAATTTGACTGCCAGCCGCCTTTTTAATTAAAGCTTCTGCGTCTAGTACCCGATAAAGGTAATCATGCCTGTAAATACGGACATACAACATTGTGCAGTTAACTCGATTATTGTGGCTAAGCCTATTTATCAGTGGTTTAGTGGCAGCTCAGCCACAAACCCAAGATTTTTCCACATGGCCTATTATTGGGGAGGTTAAGCTACTCGACGCAGACCAACAGCAGTTTGTCAGTGTTTGGCTCGAGGAACAAACCCCACAAAAACGCGGCACTGCGCTGCTATTGCCTGATTGGGGTAGCTCACCCAGTGACGCTAGAGGTATCGATGCACTACGCCAAGCCTTACCAGACATAGGTTGGGAAACAGGGGCTATCTTACCGCCGCAACCGTCTAAGAATATAATGCAATCAGGTGGTGACCTAGAGCAACTAGCTAACTATAAGCTGCAATTAAAAGCCGTACTAGAAACCGCCAAGCAAACCCAGCAAGAACAATTTGGTTTTCAAGTAATCATCGCTCAAGGGGTAATGGGGGCTTGGCTGGTTGAGCTTCTTGCCGAGCAACAAATTCCGGCTCCCGATGGCATAGTATTAATCAGTGCTTATTATCCCGATAAAAATCTCAATATTCATCTGGCAACGCAAACTGCTCTGCTGGCCATTCCAGTGCTAGACATTTATGCTGATGACTATAATCAATGGCAGGCATCAGCCAGTAAGCAGCGCTTAATAGCCACCAATAAAAACCAGAAGTTTAATTATCGGCAAACACTATTACCAGCAACGGCCGATACTGCTCCCAATAGTGCCACATTGAATAAAACCGTTTATGGTTGGTTTAGTTCTTTAGGTTGGTATTAACGCGTTACTGAACACTGCCGCTGAAAACTAAAGGACGATCGTATTCAGGCTTAAGGGCTTTCCACCATTTACATCAAGGGATAACAATGCAGATTGTTTTTTTAGACCGCTCAACCCTAGCTAATAACGTAACTTTAAGCAGCCCAAGCTTTCCGCACCAGTGGCAAGAATACCCAAACACCAGCCCTCAACAAGTCGTTAAACGGGCCCAAAATGCCGACATTCTGGTGGTAAATAAGGTCAAGTTGGACGCAAAAACGCTTAAGTCACTGCCACAACTAACGCTCATTGCAGTGGCCGCCACAGGCACCAATAATATAGACATACCAGCAGCGACCCAATTAGGCATTTGTGTTAGCAACATTAGAGACTATGCCTCACAAAGCATTGCTGAACATAGCATAGGTTTGATGTTTAACTTACGACGAAACCTCATGGCTTACCATCAAGCGATTAAGCAAGGTCGTTGGCAACAAGCCAAACAATTTTGCTTCTTCGACTACCCTATAGACAATTTAGCCAATCAGACTTTGGCTATCATCGGGGCAGGAAATCTAGGCCAAGCCACCGCCAACCTAGCCAAAAGCATTGGTATGAAAGTGGTGTTTGCTGAGCATAAAAACAAATCACCGCGCCAAGGAAGAGTATCCTTTAGCGACGCGTTAAGCTGCGCTGATGTCGTCAGTATCCACTGCCCTCTTAATGCTGAAACTCAGCAGTTAATCGCCGCGAAAGAGTTGGCATTAATGAAACCCAACGCGCTGTTACTAAATACTGCCAGAGGGGGGATTGTGAATGAATTGGATTTACTACAAGCCTTGCAAAGTGGGCAAATAGCAGGGGCCGCCTTTGATGTTTCAGAGCAAGAACCGCCTGCAGAGGGCAGCCCACTTATGTTGGCTCAGCAACTGCCTAACTTTATTTTCACCCCACATATTGGATGGGCGAGCCAGCAAAATATGCAAATGTTAGCTGACCAGCTTATCGACAATATAGAAGCCTTTGTTGCTGGTCGAGCTAAAAACCAAGTGGTGGCGAAATAGCTTACTTACGCTGTTTCTTTATGAGTTCGTAAGCTTGCTGTATGTCTTGGGTTCGCTGCTTGGCCAATTCCATCATCTCTGGAGGTAAACCCTTGGCGACGAGTTTATCGGGATGATGCTGAGTCATTAGCTTACGATAAGCGCGTTTAACCTGCTGATCGCTATCTTGCTCGCTAACGCCGAGGATTTGATAGGCTTCTTCAATTTGTTTGGCACTGCTTTGGGCACTTTGCTGTTGCCCTCCACCGTGACGATGAAACTTAAGTTCAGCTTCCCAACGAGAGATCATCGAATTCAGCTCTTGCTCTGAAAAGCCCAGCGCAGCAGCGACTCGCTTTAATAAAGCATGCTCGCTATCGTCTACCACACCATCAGCAAAAACCCCTTGCAGCTGAATTTCCATAAACATTCGTAATAA is a window from the Agarivorans sp. TSD2052 genome containing:
- the rapA gene encoding RNA polymerase-associated protein RapA, coding for MSFSIGQRWISDSESELGLGTVVAIEGRMVTLLFPASGENRFYAMAEAPITRVVFNVGDDITSSDDWSMTITEVEETDELIVYHGVRHDNQDAVQLREMFLSHFLKFNKPQDRLFAGQVDRFDSFVVRHQTQKKRFEQQQSDLKGLMGGKVSLIPHQLYIASEVGRRISPRVLLSDEVGLGKTIEAGLIIHQQLIAGLAKRVLIVVPDALQYQWLIEMLRRFNMHFSLFDEDRCIEAYAESDNPFDTEQLVLCSLNFLRSRKKRFEQVLEADWDLMIVDEAHHLKWDEQSPSREYQIIEALAKQVAGVLLLTATPDQLGHQSHFARLRLLDPDRFYDYHAFIEEEKHYQPVATAAQSLLDSAPLLPGQANQLTELLGENDIEPLLTIINDAASSYEQQQQAREELLQHLLDRHGTGRVLFRNTRSAMQGFPLRHLSSYPLTLPSQYQTALKVHQMMQGSSSKDVMQLMFPEELYQQFEGEVEGEASWSKFDPRIDWLVGFLLAHKQKKILLICAKAATALAIEDAVRTREGIRATVFHEDMSLLERDKAAAYFAQDEAGAQLMVCSEIGSEGRNFQFAHHIVLFDLPINPDLLEQRIGRLDRIGQQNDIEIHVPYLTDTPQETLLRWYHEGLNAFEQTCPAGSEIYAEFGERLNGLLVQTNPEQEQLNQLIAECSKRYHVVKQKLDAGRDRLLEIHSGGGSKATELVEKIQAAEQDPHFVTFSLRLFDTIGINQDDKGENALVLHASEQMLVPTIQGLPEDGCTITYDRETALSRDEIQLMSWEHPLLQSCIDTILSADLGTTSVALLKNRALPVGSLFLEGMFIVETSAPAQYQIERYLPATPVRILLDKNGGNLSDNVSFDQFNAQLSAVNRHLAAKLVSASQAQIHPLLAQANELAQQQLSSIVANASDAMQQSLNNELERLEALSAVNPSIRKDELDTLRQLRDTADDYLQKAQVKLDALRVILVSHN
- a CDS encoding D-2-hydroxyacid dehydrogenase, coding for MQIVFLDRSTLANNVTLSSPSFPHQWQEYPNTSPQQVVKRAQNADILVVNKVKLDAKTLKSLPQLTLIAVAATGTNNIDIPAATQLGICVSNIRDYASQSIAEHSIGLMFNLRRNLMAYHQAIKQGRWQQAKQFCFFDYPIDNLANQTLAIIGAGNLGQATANLAKSIGMKVVFAEHKNKSPRQGRVSFSDALSCADVVSIHCPLNAETQQLIAAKELALMKPNALLLNTARGGIVNELDLLQALQSGQIAGAAFDVSEQEPPAEGSPLMLAQQLPNFIFTPHIGWASQQNMQMLADQLIDNIEAFVAGRAKNQVVAK
- the djlA gene encoding co-chaperone DjlA; translation: MRVWGKVLGVFFGFMFGNIFGALLGLWLGHRFDKAMGQGFVFSSANSQAAQQEFLFSTFAVLGHIAKSKGVVTQQEIQVANFLMDQMRLQGDARSQAQDAFRLGKDADFPLEEQIAKFVEAVQGRRDLLRMFMEIQLQGVFADGVVDDSEHALLKRVAAALGFSEQELNSMISRWEAELKFHRHGGGQQQSAQSSAKQIEEAYQILGVSEQDSDQQVKRAYRKLMTQHHPDKLVAKGLPPEMMELAKQRTQDIQQAYELIKKQRK
- a CDS encoding pseudouridine synthase — encoded protein: MPNFVYRPPMSPFITIVYQDDDVVVFNKASGLLSVPGRLEPDSLWQRAQRVWPELKVVHRLDMATSGLIVMAIGKPAQSHLSRQFQQRRTAKTYYAEIYGHPADDEGEVNLPIRCDWPNRPKQIVDFELGKAAQTQWQVLERRAHTCLVELKPITGRTHQLRVHMQQIGCPIAGDGFYATPDAIAYSERLHLHAAKLGFFHPSSEKWLEFDCQPPF
- a CDS encoding DUF3530 family protein, translated to MQLTRLLWLSLFISGLVAAQPQTQDFSTWPIIGEVKLLDADQQQFVSVWLEEQTPQKRGTALLLPDWGSSPSDARGIDALRQALPDIGWETGAILPPQPSKNIMQSGGDLEQLANYKLQLKAVLETAKQTQQEQFGFQVIIAQGVMGAWLVELLAEQQIPAPDGIVLISAYYPDKNLNIHLATQTALLAIPVLDIYADDYNQWQASASKQRLIATNKNQKFNYRQTLLPATADTAPNSATLNKTVYGWFSSLGWY